The following are encoded together in the Juglans microcarpa x Juglans regia isolate MS1-56 chromosome 2D, Jm3101_v1.0, whole genome shotgun sequence genome:
- the LOC121249013 gene encoding protein FAR1-RELATED SEQUENCE 2-like isoform X2, whose product MEIDLELPSCKQEKLGIGSNAYIDDVDGAVGVQVEEHDVNSRTPSEHVEEVHGLIASGSAISFCNEDDFNSVGMTAVNKGANNEPHSGLEFESKEAAYSFYREYARSVGFGITIKASRRSKKSGKFIDIKIACSRFGSKRASSTTVQARPCIKTDCKAGMHIKRMADGKWVVHSFIKEHNHEICDYDFYNSVRGHNKQSDVVACQKKGLQLALDEGDVQVMLDIFMHMQDANPNFFYAIDLDHEKRLRSVFWVDSKGRHDYSSFCDVVFFDTFYVRNKYKVPFVPIIGVNHHFQYILLGCALIGEMTTPTYVWLMRTWLKAVGSQAPTVIITDHDKFLKEAVADAFPDSHHSFCLWHILTRIPENLGTILNENEKFMEKFNKCIFQSWTDEHFEKRWWKMVDKFELKKDEWFHSLYEDRNKWVPTYLQNSFLAGLSTTERSESITSFFDRYICQETTFKEFVEQYKTFLEDRYELEIEADFEKHDKQPALRSLSPFEKQMLRVYTDAIFKKFEAEVLGVVSCRLQKESEDEGSMIFRVDDFEEHRNFIVAWNEAEVDICCLCRSFEYRGFLCRHALLVLQRSGVTNIPSKYILKRWTKDAKVRQTSSQISNGLHYRVQRFNHLCKRATRLVEEGSLSEETYHIAFQALEEVLKHCVGANNSVRSVSEPNTMAIHRFLEVDEENHNSSMAKLSKKRKSYKKRKGQSKPEGITIGMQENCQQVINSRPHNLDNCYIPQQEVQGVELSSRAPTLDGYFDAQQSIHALGQLNSSSPLRDDFYGNQQCIQGMGQLHSVAARLGQYGTQQSMQGLLHGQLSYKAPAIHGCFDIQDNLQDMEHSIGSSQFLNNAPKHLHNKQLSRQLER is encoded by the exons ATGGAGATAGATCTTGAACTGCCATCGTGCAAACAGGAGAAATTAGGCATTGGATCAAATGCATATATCGATGATGTGGATGGTGCAGTTGGAGTGCAAGTTGAGGAACATGATGTAAATTCTCGTACACCGAGTGAACACGTTGAGGAAGTCCATGGGCTGATTGCTAGTGGAAGTGCTATCAGTTTTTGTAATGAGGATGATTTTAACTCTGTTGGGATGACTGCTGTTAATAAAGGGGCCAATAATGAACCCCATAGTGGATTAGAATTTGAGTCAAAGGAGGCTGCATATTCTTTCTACAGGGAATATGCTAGGTCTGTGGGATTTGGCATCACCATAAAAGCCAGTCGGCGCTCAAAAAAATCAGGAAAgtttattgatataaaaattgCATGTTCCAGGTTTGGAAGCAAGCGTGCCTCTAGTACCACTGTGCAAGCACGGCCATGTATAAAGACAGATTGCAAGGCAGGCATGCATATCAAGAGGATGGCTGATGGAAAATGGGTTGTGCATAGTTTTATCAAGGAGCATAACCATGAGATTTGTGACTATGACTTTTATAATTCTGTCAGGGGGCATAACAAGCAATCTGATGTTGTTGCTTGTCAAAAAAAGGGTTTGCAGTTGGCTTTAGATGAGGGAGACGTACAAGTGATGCTTGatattttcatgcatatgcagGATGCCAATCCCAACTTCTTTTATGCAATAGACTTGGACCATGAAAAGCGTTTGAGAAGTGTGTTCTGGGTTGATTCAAAGGGTAGGCATGATTACAGCAGTTTCTGTGATGTAGTCTTCTTTGATACATTTTATGTTAGAAACAAATATAAAGTTCCTTTTGTTCCTATTATTGGAGTTAACCATCACTTCCAGTACATTTTGCTGGGATGCGCATTGATTGGTGAGATGACTACACCAACTTATGTTTGGTTAATGCGGACATGGCTCAAAGCAGTAGGTAGCCAAGCTCCAACAGTAATAATCACTGATCATGACAAGTTCTTGAAAGAAGCTGTTGCAGATGCATTCCCTGACTCACACCATTCCTTTTGTCTATGGCATATATTGACGAGGATTCCTGAAAATTTGGGCACTATCCTAAATGAGAATGAAAAGTTTATGGAAAAGTTCAATAAATGCATTTTCCAGTCTTGGACGGAtgaacattttgaaaaaagatggTGGAAAATGGTGGATAAATTTGAACTGAAGAAGGATGAATGGTTCCACTCGTTGTATGAAGATCGTAATAAGTGGGTCCCAACTTACTTGCAGAATTCATTTTTAGCTGGACTTTCTACAACCGAAAGATCTGAAAGCATAACCTCGTTCTTTGACAGGTACATATGTCAGGAGACAACATTCAAGGAGTTTGTGGAGCAGTATAAAACATTTCTGGAAGACAGATACGAATTGGAAATTGAAGCTGATTTTGAAAAACATGACAAACAACCTGCTTTAAGATCCCTCTCACCTTTTGAGAAACAAATGTTGAGAGTTTATACTGACGctatatttaagaaatttgagGCTGAGGTTTTGGGAGTAGTTTCTTGTCGTCTGCAAAAGGAAAGTGAAGATGAAGGAAGTATGATATTTCGAGTGGATGATTTTGAAGAACACCGAAATTTCATTGTTGCTTGGAACGAAGCAGAGGTGGATATATGTTGTTTATGTCGTTCATTTGAATACAGGGGCTTTCTATGTAGACATGCACTTCTTGTTCTTCAAAGGTCTGGTGTTACCAACATCCCATCCAAATATATTTTGAAGCGCTGGACCAAGGATGCAAAGGTCCGGCAAACTAGTAGTCAAATATCTAATGGGCTTCACTACAGGGTTCAACGTTTCAATCATCTGTGTAAACGTGCCACTAGATTGGTTGAAGAAGGGTCTTTATCTGAAGAAACATACCATATAGCATTCCAAGCATTAGAAGAAGTATTGAAACACTGTGTGGGCGCAAACAACTCTGTCAGGAGTGTTTCAGAGCCCAACACAATGGCAATTCATCGTTTTCTTGAGGTTGATGAAGAGAATCATAACAGCAGCATGGCCAAGTTAtctaaaaaaaggaaaagctataaaaaaagaaag GGACAGTCCAAGCCAGAAGGAATAACGATTGGGATGCAAGAGAACTGCCAGCAGGTG ATAAACTCAAGACCACACAACCTGGATAATTGTTACATACCTCAACAGGAGGTGCAAGGGGTG GAACTGAGTTCTAGAGCTCCTACACTTGATGGATATTTCGATGCTCAACAAAGTATACATGCTCTG GGACAGTTGAACTCGAGTTCTCCTCTACGTGATGATTTTTATGGCAATCAACAGTGTATACAGGGGATG GGACAGCTGCATTCGGTAGCGGCACGTCTTGGTCAATATGGCACTCAACAGAGCATGCAAGGACTG TTGCACGGTCAGCTTAGTTACAAAGCACCAGCCATACACGGGTGTTTTGACATTCAGGACAATCTGCAAGATATG GAACATTCAATTGGCTCCTCACAGTTTCTCAATAATGCACCAAAGCATCTACATAATAAGCAGCTTTCTCGGCAGTTGGAAAGATAG
- the LOC121249013 gene encoding protein FAR1-RELATED SEQUENCE 2-like isoform X3 has protein sequence MEIDLELPSCKQEKLGIGSNAYIDDVDGAVGVQVEEHDVNSRTPSEHVEEVHGLIASGSAISFCNEDDFNSVGMTAVNKGANNEPHSGLEFESKEAAYSFYREYARSVGFGITIKASRRSKKSGKFIDIKIACSRFGSKRASSTTVQARPCIKTDCKAGMHIKRMADGKWVVHSFIKEHNHEICDYDFYNSVRGHNKQSDVVACQKKGLQLALDEGDVQVMLDIFMHMQDANPNFFYAIDLDHEKRLRSVFWVDSKGRHDYSSFCDVVFFDTFYVRNKYKVPFVPIIGVNHHFQYILLGCALIGEMTTPTYVWLMRTWLKAVGSQAPTVIITDHDKFLKEAVADAFPDSHHSFCLWHILTRIPENLGTILNENEKFMEKFNKCIFQSWTDEHFEKRWWKMVDKFELKKDEWFHSLYEDRNKYICQETTFKEFVEQYKTFLEDRYELEIEADFEKHDKQPALRSLSPFEKQMLRVYTDAIFKKFEAEVLGVVSCRLQKESEDEGSMIFRVDDFEEHRNFIVAWNEAEVDICCLCRSFEYRGFLCRHALLVLQRSGVTNIPSKYILKRWTKDAKVRQTSSQISNGLHYRVQRFNHLCKRATRLVEEGSLSEETYHIAFQALEEVLKHCVGANNSVRSVSEPNTMAIHRFLEVDEENHNSSMAKLSKKRKSYKKRKGQSKPEGITIGMQENCQQVEQINSRPHNLDNCYIPQQEVQGVELSSRAPTLDGYFDAQQSIHALGQLNSSSPLRDDFYGNQQCIQGMGQLHSVAARLGQYGTQQSMQGLLHGQLSYKAPAIHGCFDIQDNLQDMEHSIGSSQFLNNAPKHLHNKQLSRQLER, from the exons ATGGAGATAGATCTTGAACTGCCATCGTGCAAACAGGAGAAATTAGGCATTGGATCAAATGCATATATCGATGATGTGGATGGTGCAGTTGGAGTGCAAGTTGAGGAACATGATGTAAATTCTCGTACACCGAGTGAACACGTTGAGGAAGTCCATGGGCTGATTGCTAGTGGAAGTGCTATCAGTTTTTGTAATGAGGATGATTTTAACTCTGTTGGGATGACTGCTGTTAATAAAGGGGCCAATAATGAACCCCATAGTGGATTAGAATTTGAGTCAAAGGAGGCTGCATATTCTTTCTACAGGGAATATGCTAGGTCTGTGGGATTTGGCATCACCATAAAAGCCAGTCGGCGCTCAAAAAAATCAGGAAAgtttattgatataaaaattgCATGTTCCAGGTTTGGAAGCAAGCGTGCCTCTAGTACCACTGTGCAAGCACGGCCATGTATAAAGACAGATTGCAAGGCAGGCATGCATATCAAGAGGATGGCTGATGGAAAATGGGTTGTGCATAGTTTTATCAAGGAGCATAACCATGAGATTTGTGACTATGACTTTTATAATTCTGTCAGGGGGCATAACAAGCAATCTGATGTTGTTGCTTGTCAAAAAAAGGGTTTGCAGTTGGCTTTAGATGAGGGAGACGTACAAGTGATGCTTGatattttcatgcatatgcagGATGCCAATCCCAACTTCTTTTATGCAATAGACTTGGACCATGAAAAGCGTTTGAGAAGTGTGTTCTGGGTTGATTCAAAGGGTAGGCATGATTACAGCAGTTTCTGTGATGTAGTCTTCTTTGATACATTTTATGTTAGAAACAAATATAAAGTTCCTTTTGTTCCTATTATTGGAGTTAACCATCACTTCCAGTACATTTTGCTGGGATGCGCATTGATTGGTGAGATGACTACACCAACTTATGTTTGGTTAATGCGGACATGGCTCAAAGCAGTAGGTAGCCAAGCTCCAACAGTAATAATCACTGATCATGACAAGTTCTTGAAAGAAGCTGTTGCAGATGCATTCCCTGACTCACACCATTCCTTTTGTCTATGGCATATATTGACGAGGATTCCTGAAAATTTGGGCACTATCCTAAATGAGAATGAAAAGTTTATGGAAAAGTTCAATAAATGCATTTTCCAGTCTTGGACGGAtgaacattttgaaaaaagatggTGGAAAATGGTGGATAAATTTGAACTGAAGAAGGATGAATGGTTCCACTCGTTGTATGAAGATCGTAATAA GTACATATGTCAGGAGACAACATTCAAGGAGTTTGTGGAGCAGTATAAAACATTTCTGGAAGACAGATACGAATTGGAAATTGAAGCTGATTTTGAAAAACATGACAAACAACCTGCTTTAAGATCCCTCTCACCTTTTGAGAAACAAATGTTGAGAGTTTATACTGACGctatatttaagaaatttgagGCTGAGGTTTTGGGAGTAGTTTCTTGTCGTCTGCAAAAGGAAAGTGAAGATGAAGGAAGTATGATATTTCGAGTGGATGATTTTGAAGAACACCGAAATTTCATTGTTGCTTGGAACGAAGCAGAGGTGGATATATGTTGTTTATGTCGTTCATTTGAATACAGGGGCTTTCTATGTAGACATGCACTTCTTGTTCTTCAAAGGTCTGGTGTTACCAACATCCCATCCAAATATATTTTGAAGCGCTGGACCAAGGATGCAAAGGTCCGGCAAACTAGTAGTCAAATATCTAATGGGCTTCACTACAGGGTTCAACGTTTCAATCATCTGTGTAAACGTGCCACTAGATTGGTTGAAGAAGGGTCTTTATCTGAAGAAACATACCATATAGCATTCCAAGCATTAGAAGAAGTATTGAAACACTGTGTGGGCGCAAACAACTCTGTCAGGAGTGTTTCAGAGCCCAACACAATGGCAATTCATCGTTTTCTTGAGGTTGATGAAGAGAATCATAACAGCAGCATGGCCAAGTTAtctaaaaaaaggaaaagctataaaaaaagaaag GGACAGTCCAAGCCAGAAGGAATAACGATTGGGATGCAAGAGAACTGCCAGCAGGTG GAGCAGATAAACTCAAGACCACACAACCTGGATAATTGTTACATACCTCAACAGGAGGTGCAAGGGGTG GAACTGAGTTCTAGAGCTCCTACACTTGATGGATATTTCGATGCTCAACAAAGTATACATGCTCTG GGACAGTTGAACTCGAGTTCTCCTCTACGTGATGATTTTTATGGCAATCAACAGTGTATACAGGGGATG GGACAGCTGCATTCGGTAGCGGCACGTCTTGGTCAATATGGCACTCAACAGAGCATGCAAGGACTG TTGCACGGTCAGCTTAGTTACAAAGCACCAGCCATACACGGGTGTTTTGACATTCAGGACAATCTGCAAGATATG GAACATTCAATTGGCTCCTCACAGTTTCTCAATAATGCACCAAAGCATCTACATAATAAGCAGCTTTCTCGGCAGTTGGAAAGATAG
- the LOC121249013 gene encoding protein FAR1-RELATED SEQUENCE 2-like isoform X4 encodes MEIDLELPSCKQEKLGIGSNAYIDDVDGAVGVQVEEHDVNSRTPSEHVEEVHGLIASGSAISFCNEDDFNSVGMTAVNKGANNEPHSGLEFESKEAAYSFYREYARSVGFGITIKASRRSKKSGKFIDIKIACSRFGSKRASSTTVQARPCIKTDCKAGMHIKRMADGKWVVHSFIKEHNHEICDYDFYNSVRGHNKQSDVVACQKKGLQLALDEGDVQVMLDIFMHMQDANPNFFYAIDLDHEKRLRSVFWVDSKGRHDYSSFCDVVFFDTFYVRNKYKVPFVPIIGVNHHFQYILLGCALIGEMTTPTYVWLMRTWLKAVGSQAPTVIITDHDKFLKEAVADAFPDSHHSFCLWHILTRIPENLGTILNENEKFMEKFNKCIFQSWTDEHFEKRWWKMVDKFELKKDEWFHSLYEDRNKWVPTYLQNSFLAGLSTTERSESITSFFDRYICQETTFKEFVEQYKTFLEDRYELEIEADFEKHDKQPALRSLSPFEKQMLRVYTDAIFKKFEAEVLGVVSCRLQKESEDEGSMIFRVDDFEEHRNFIVAWNEAEVDICCLCRSFEYRGFLCRHALLVLQRSGVTNIPSKYILKRWTKDAKVRQTSSQISNGLHYRVQRFNHLCKRATRLVEEGSLSEETYHIAFQALEEVLKHCVGANNSVRSVSEPNTMAIHRFLEVDEENHNSSMAKLSKKRKSYKKRKGQSKPEGITIGMQENCQQVEQMNLRPHNLDNCYIPQQEVQGVV; translated from the exons ATGGAGATAGATCTTGAACTGCCATCGTGCAAACAGGAGAAATTAGGCATTGGATCAAATGCATATATCGATGATGTGGATGGTGCAGTTGGAGTGCAAGTTGAGGAACATGATGTAAATTCTCGTACACCGAGTGAACACGTTGAGGAAGTCCATGGGCTGATTGCTAGTGGAAGTGCTATCAGTTTTTGTAATGAGGATGATTTTAACTCTGTTGGGATGACTGCTGTTAATAAAGGGGCCAATAATGAACCCCATAGTGGATTAGAATTTGAGTCAAAGGAGGCTGCATATTCTTTCTACAGGGAATATGCTAGGTCTGTGGGATTTGGCATCACCATAAAAGCCAGTCGGCGCTCAAAAAAATCAGGAAAgtttattgatataaaaattgCATGTTCCAGGTTTGGAAGCAAGCGTGCCTCTAGTACCACTGTGCAAGCACGGCCATGTATAAAGACAGATTGCAAGGCAGGCATGCATATCAAGAGGATGGCTGATGGAAAATGGGTTGTGCATAGTTTTATCAAGGAGCATAACCATGAGATTTGTGACTATGACTTTTATAATTCTGTCAGGGGGCATAACAAGCAATCTGATGTTGTTGCTTGTCAAAAAAAGGGTTTGCAGTTGGCTTTAGATGAGGGAGACGTACAAGTGATGCTTGatattttcatgcatatgcagGATGCCAATCCCAACTTCTTTTATGCAATAGACTTGGACCATGAAAAGCGTTTGAGAAGTGTGTTCTGGGTTGATTCAAAGGGTAGGCATGATTACAGCAGTTTCTGTGATGTAGTCTTCTTTGATACATTTTATGTTAGAAACAAATATAAAGTTCCTTTTGTTCCTATTATTGGAGTTAACCATCACTTCCAGTACATTTTGCTGGGATGCGCATTGATTGGTGAGATGACTACACCAACTTATGTTTGGTTAATGCGGACATGGCTCAAAGCAGTAGGTAGCCAAGCTCCAACAGTAATAATCACTGATCATGACAAGTTCTTGAAAGAAGCTGTTGCAGATGCATTCCCTGACTCACACCATTCCTTTTGTCTATGGCATATATTGACGAGGATTCCTGAAAATTTGGGCACTATCCTAAATGAGAATGAAAAGTTTATGGAAAAGTTCAATAAATGCATTTTCCAGTCTTGGACGGAtgaacattttgaaaaaagatggTGGAAAATGGTGGATAAATTTGAACTGAAGAAGGATGAATGGTTCCACTCGTTGTATGAAGATCGTAATAAGTGGGTCCCAACTTACTTGCAGAATTCATTTTTAGCTGGACTTTCTACAACCGAAAGATCTGAAAGCATAACCTCGTTCTTTGACAGGTACATATGTCAGGAGACAACATTCAAGGAGTTTGTGGAGCAGTATAAAACATTTCTGGAAGACAGATACGAATTGGAAATTGAAGCTGATTTTGAAAAACATGACAAACAACCTGCTTTAAGATCCCTCTCACCTTTTGAGAAACAAATGTTGAGAGTTTATACTGACGctatatttaagaaatttgagGCTGAGGTTTTGGGAGTAGTTTCTTGTCGTCTGCAAAAGGAAAGTGAAGATGAAGGAAGTATGATATTTCGAGTGGATGATTTTGAAGAACACCGAAATTTCATTGTTGCTTGGAACGAAGCAGAGGTGGATATATGTTGTTTATGTCGTTCATTTGAATACAGGGGCTTTCTATGTAGACATGCACTTCTTGTTCTTCAAAGGTCTGGTGTTACCAACATCCCATCCAAATATATTTTGAAGCGCTGGACCAAGGATGCAAAGGTCCGGCAAACTAGTAGTCAAATATCTAATGGGCTTCACTACAGGGTTCAACGTTTCAATCATCTGTGTAAACGTGCCACTAGATTGGTTGAAGAAGGGTCTTTATCTGAAGAAACATACCATATAGCATTCCAAGCATTAGAAGAAGTATTGAAACACTGTGTGGGCGCAAACAACTCTGTCAGGAGTGTTTCAGAGCCCAACACAATGGCAATTCATCGTTTTCTTGAGGTTGATGAAGAGAATCATAACAGCAGCATGGCCAAGTTAtctaaaaaaaggaaaagctataaaaaaagaaag GGACAGTCCAAGCCAGAAGGAATAACGATTGGGATGCAAGAGAACTGCCAGCAGGTG
- the LOC121249013 gene encoding protein FAR1-RELATED SEQUENCE 2-like isoform X1 codes for MEIDLELPSCKQEKLGIGSNAYIDDVDGAVGVQVEEHDVNSRTPSEHVEEVHGLIASGSAISFCNEDDFNSVGMTAVNKGANNEPHSGLEFESKEAAYSFYREYARSVGFGITIKASRRSKKSGKFIDIKIACSRFGSKRASSTTVQARPCIKTDCKAGMHIKRMADGKWVVHSFIKEHNHEICDYDFYNSVRGHNKQSDVVACQKKGLQLALDEGDVQVMLDIFMHMQDANPNFFYAIDLDHEKRLRSVFWVDSKGRHDYSSFCDVVFFDTFYVRNKYKVPFVPIIGVNHHFQYILLGCALIGEMTTPTYVWLMRTWLKAVGSQAPTVIITDHDKFLKEAVADAFPDSHHSFCLWHILTRIPENLGTILNENEKFMEKFNKCIFQSWTDEHFEKRWWKMVDKFELKKDEWFHSLYEDRNKWVPTYLQNSFLAGLSTTERSESITSFFDRYICQETTFKEFVEQYKTFLEDRYELEIEADFEKHDKQPALRSLSPFEKQMLRVYTDAIFKKFEAEVLGVVSCRLQKESEDEGSMIFRVDDFEEHRNFIVAWNEAEVDICCLCRSFEYRGFLCRHALLVLQRSGVTNIPSKYILKRWTKDAKVRQTSSQISNGLHYRVQRFNHLCKRATRLVEEGSLSEETYHIAFQALEEVLKHCVGANNSVRSVSEPNTMAIHRFLEVDEENHNSSMAKLSKKRKSYKKRKGQSKPEGITIGMQENCQQVEQINSRPHNLDNCYIPQQEVQGVELSSRAPTLDGYFDAQQSIHALGQLNSSSPLRDDFYGNQQCIQGMGQLHSVAARLGQYGTQQSMQGLLHGQLSYKAPAIHGCFDIQDNLQDMEHSIGSSQFLNNAPKHLHNKQLSRQLER; via the exons ATGGAGATAGATCTTGAACTGCCATCGTGCAAACAGGAGAAATTAGGCATTGGATCAAATGCATATATCGATGATGTGGATGGTGCAGTTGGAGTGCAAGTTGAGGAACATGATGTAAATTCTCGTACACCGAGTGAACACGTTGAGGAAGTCCATGGGCTGATTGCTAGTGGAAGTGCTATCAGTTTTTGTAATGAGGATGATTTTAACTCTGTTGGGATGACTGCTGTTAATAAAGGGGCCAATAATGAACCCCATAGTGGATTAGAATTTGAGTCAAAGGAGGCTGCATATTCTTTCTACAGGGAATATGCTAGGTCTGTGGGATTTGGCATCACCATAAAAGCCAGTCGGCGCTCAAAAAAATCAGGAAAgtttattgatataaaaattgCATGTTCCAGGTTTGGAAGCAAGCGTGCCTCTAGTACCACTGTGCAAGCACGGCCATGTATAAAGACAGATTGCAAGGCAGGCATGCATATCAAGAGGATGGCTGATGGAAAATGGGTTGTGCATAGTTTTATCAAGGAGCATAACCATGAGATTTGTGACTATGACTTTTATAATTCTGTCAGGGGGCATAACAAGCAATCTGATGTTGTTGCTTGTCAAAAAAAGGGTTTGCAGTTGGCTTTAGATGAGGGAGACGTACAAGTGATGCTTGatattttcatgcatatgcagGATGCCAATCCCAACTTCTTTTATGCAATAGACTTGGACCATGAAAAGCGTTTGAGAAGTGTGTTCTGGGTTGATTCAAAGGGTAGGCATGATTACAGCAGTTTCTGTGATGTAGTCTTCTTTGATACATTTTATGTTAGAAACAAATATAAAGTTCCTTTTGTTCCTATTATTGGAGTTAACCATCACTTCCAGTACATTTTGCTGGGATGCGCATTGATTGGTGAGATGACTACACCAACTTATGTTTGGTTAATGCGGACATGGCTCAAAGCAGTAGGTAGCCAAGCTCCAACAGTAATAATCACTGATCATGACAAGTTCTTGAAAGAAGCTGTTGCAGATGCATTCCCTGACTCACACCATTCCTTTTGTCTATGGCATATATTGACGAGGATTCCTGAAAATTTGGGCACTATCCTAAATGAGAATGAAAAGTTTATGGAAAAGTTCAATAAATGCATTTTCCAGTCTTGGACGGAtgaacattttgaaaaaagatggTGGAAAATGGTGGATAAATTTGAACTGAAGAAGGATGAATGGTTCCACTCGTTGTATGAAGATCGTAATAAGTGGGTCCCAACTTACTTGCAGAATTCATTTTTAGCTGGACTTTCTACAACCGAAAGATCTGAAAGCATAACCTCGTTCTTTGACAGGTACATATGTCAGGAGACAACATTCAAGGAGTTTGTGGAGCAGTATAAAACATTTCTGGAAGACAGATACGAATTGGAAATTGAAGCTGATTTTGAAAAACATGACAAACAACCTGCTTTAAGATCCCTCTCACCTTTTGAGAAACAAATGTTGAGAGTTTATACTGACGctatatttaagaaatttgagGCTGAGGTTTTGGGAGTAGTTTCTTGTCGTCTGCAAAAGGAAAGTGAAGATGAAGGAAGTATGATATTTCGAGTGGATGATTTTGAAGAACACCGAAATTTCATTGTTGCTTGGAACGAAGCAGAGGTGGATATATGTTGTTTATGTCGTTCATTTGAATACAGGGGCTTTCTATGTAGACATGCACTTCTTGTTCTTCAAAGGTCTGGTGTTACCAACATCCCATCCAAATATATTTTGAAGCGCTGGACCAAGGATGCAAAGGTCCGGCAAACTAGTAGTCAAATATCTAATGGGCTTCACTACAGGGTTCAACGTTTCAATCATCTGTGTAAACGTGCCACTAGATTGGTTGAAGAAGGGTCTTTATCTGAAGAAACATACCATATAGCATTCCAAGCATTAGAAGAAGTATTGAAACACTGTGTGGGCGCAAACAACTCTGTCAGGAGTGTTTCAGAGCCCAACACAATGGCAATTCATCGTTTTCTTGAGGTTGATGAAGAGAATCATAACAGCAGCATGGCCAAGTTAtctaaaaaaaggaaaagctataaaaaaagaaag GGACAGTCCAAGCCAGAAGGAATAACGATTGGGATGCAAGAGAACTGCCAGCAGGTG GAGCAGATAAACTCAAGACCACACAACCTGGATAATTGTTACATACCTCAACAGGAGGTGCAAGGGGTG GAACTGAGTTCTAGAGCTCCTACACTTGATGGATATTTCGATGCTCAACAAAGTATACATGCTCTG GGACAGTTGAACTCGAGTTCTCCTCTACGTGATGATTTTTATGGCAATCAACAGTGTATACAGGGGATG GGACAGCTGCATTCGGTAGCGGCACGTCTTGGTCAATATGGCACTCAACAGAGCATGCAAGGACTG TTGCACGGTCAGCTTAGTTACAAAGCACCAGCCATACACGGGTGTTTTGACATTCAGGACAATCTGCAAGATATG GAACATTCAATTGGCTCCTCACAGTTTCTCAATAATGCACCAAAGCATCTACATAATAAGCAGCTTTCTCGGCAGTTGGAAAGATAG